Part of the Aquimarina sp. MAR_2010_214 genome is shown below.
ATTGTAAATTCAATAAAATACGGAAAAGAAGACGGTACTACCGAAGTAAGTATCGAAGATTTAATCCGTAATAAAACCATTATCAGAATTACCGACAATGGTGAAGGAATTGCACAAGCCCATATTCCAAGATTATTCGAACGTTTTTATCGTGTAGATAAAAGCGGGTCGCGTAAAGAAGGTGGATCTGGACTCGGACTAGCTATTGTAAAACACATTATCGAGGCGCATCATGAGCGTATTTATGTAGAAAGTGATTATCGTGTTGGGAGTGAATTTTCATTTACTCTGGAAAAAGTGAAAAAGTTCCCTATAGTCAATGTCAGTACTAAAGCTACTTAGCCCTCTATATGCATTTAGATCTCTTAGTTTTGTTAATGTAAATTCGCTCTGATTACAACTAGGAACCAATTTATTAATAGTTAGCCGCTCTGCAAGATATTCTTGTTCGAACTGCCCAGGGGTAGGTATAAAAAAAGCCTTTTTCTTCAGTTTTGCAAGATCCATTACTGTTGTATATCCAGATCGCGAAATAATAAGGTTGCTACTATTAATAGTATCTTCTAGGTCTTTTCCGGTTAGATAATTATGAATAGTAATATTATTTTTCACAAACGTCTGTTGGGTTTCCTCAATAATACCACGTACAAATACAATTCTTTTATCGCTTTGTTCAAATTCGTAAAACAATTTTTGCTCTAGTAATGTACGTTGTGGTTCTGGTCCCGAAAGCAGTACCATAATATCATATTTTTTAGGCACAATTTGATATTCAAATCTACTCAACGGCCCAAGATAAGTCACAGGAATATTGTTTTTCCGGGGATGTCCTAATTCCCCGCTTAGATTAGGGTCATCTGCCATATCTGGCACCCAACATACATCAAATTTCTTAATATACTTATTATGTAATTTAGTACTTATAGAAGTAGTTTTTCCACTTAAAACAGTAAGTTGATGCGTAATAAACACAGAAGGAATATTCTTATGACGAACCCCCATTCTATTATCAGAGATAATACCACAAAATTTTTCTTCTTCAATGATTTTTTTTATTGCTTTTTTTTCAGCGCTAATTGCATGAGCAATTTTAGGACTGTTTAGCAACATCTTTAATTTAAAGTTACTTCCTTTTTTAGAATATTCTATATTATACGAAGGAAGTTCTCTGGTATGCAACAAAGGAAATTCTTTTTTCAACAATGATAAGGCAACACCATCAGAAGCAATAACCGGCTCCAGGCCTTCTGCTATTAATGCATTAATAATCGGGATACATCGGGTTGCATGACCTAACCCCCAATTAAGGGGAGCAACAAGTACTTTTTTCTTCAAACGTTCTAGTATTTAAGTTGTTATAGTAACTATCAATTTGATTCTTAATAATAAAAGTAATCCT
Proteins encoded:
- a CDS encoding glycosyltransferase yields the protein MKKKVLVAPLNWGLGHATRCIPIINALIAEGLEPVIASDGVALSLLKKEFPLLHTRELPSYNIEYSKKGSNFKLKMLLNSPKIAHAISAEKKAIKKIIEEEKFCGIISDNRMGVRHKNIPSVFITHQLTVLSGKTTSISTKLHNKYIKKFDVCWVPDMADDPNLSGELGHPRKNNIPVTYLGPLSRFEYQIVPKKYDIMVLLSGPEPQRTLLEQKLFYEFEQSDKRIVFVRGIIEETQQTFVKNNITIHNYLTGKDLEDTINSSNLIISRSGYTTVMDLAKLKKKAFFIPTPGQFEQEYLAERLTINKLVPSCNQSEFTLTKLRDLNAYRGLSSFSTDIDYRELFHFFQSK